AAGTATGTGGAGACGTGCAAGAACCCTGAGGACCCTATGAGATTCCTTTCGACTAAATCAGGGGACAGCTCTAACCCAGCAGCCCTGGACTTTGTGGACGAATGCACAATGATGCTGTGAGATGGAGGTCATGAGATCATTCGGTTGGACATTTTTTCAAGTGCACAGCATTTCCATTTTTATAATGTTTTGAAGAATATTTGGACTTTTAGAAGTGAACGTTTTTGTACTTCTGCTAATGAGTAATATAAAGTTTACAAAGGTTCAGTTTACAATCCTTGGTTTATTATTGGCCTTATGTCCTTCAATAGGAAATATCTTTTACAGCATAAATCTTTCATTGGTCTATCTGCTTCCTTATTTGTGATGAAATATACGTCACAGAAGCTTGTGCAAACACGGATACATTCAGCGAGCAGATATGTTTACCAGTGTTTTGAATGAGCGTTTTTCTCTGTGGTCAGCTCTCTCAGTTTCAGTTCTATCtaacatcctgtgtgtgtacatgggaaAGGAAATCACATGCAAAGCCATTAGGTGGAGAATTGTGCCTGATGAATCACAATAAATGCCTGGCCAGTGAAAGATTTCCGTATCAAGGATAAGGAACATAAGGATCAAAACATCTTATCTTATGTTATATTATCGGTGCTACTTTTGTTTAAATAAATCCAAGCAGTTCACTAATGTTCACTAATGATACTGCTTATATATGCAACTAATTGCAGATGCTGTGCAAAGTCTGCCCATTGCTCTGTTTAGAGCACTTCAGCATGACAAGGTCTTCAGATGCATTAGTGATGAGAAATAGCTAATCTTTTAGATTTAGCCCACAAGCCCTCACAAGGAAATGAAAGTGTGGTGTTTTCAAGCACTTCCTCTATCCATAATGTCACGTATATGCTTAgtcttttgtgttttgacagTTGTGCACAGGATTGCTTAAAATGTGGCAAAGGTGGAGGATaatcaaaaaaaaatcctgtgtcTGCTACCGGTTTTATCATATTGttgtaaaatgttttgaatTCCTTGGCGTTATGTCTGAATCTGCATTATtctccagtcccccccccccccttctccccaccCCTTTGTCTCCCCCTTGTGGAGCTAAATCACCAAAGTGTGCTCATCTAACTAACAGAGGTTATAGCAGAGGTTTTAAGGGATTCATTTAAGACAGTGACAGATAGATAGCAGTGAcatgacaacaacaataacataaTCTGTAACCTTGTAGAACAAAATAgtaaccggtgtgtgtgtgtgtgtgtgtgtgtgtgtgcctgtgtgtgtgtgtgtgtgtgtgtgtgtgtgtgtgtgtgtgtgtgtgtgtgtgtgaaagtgaagcAAACAGTGGAATAAAGCACAATTTTGACAAATAAGTACCGtctcctccacaattattggcacccctgggACAGATGAGTAAAAAGGGTTATAGGAAATTTAACTTTTGATGAAATAACTTAGGGcattcaattcattttctcattttcatttcacttaCTACCACCACttatacttacacctgcactttatatATTCTTATCATATCTACACTACCTACTTTTATTGCTGCTAGTACTGTACATATTCCATATCTATACTCTTCATATtccatatctatttcttactgtacatatcttatGTATTTACCtattccactttacatatgcacatactctacacttttactgcttttttgcacttctggttagatgctaaactgcatttcgttgtctcagtacttgtactatgtgcaatgacaataaagttgaatctaatctaaaaaaaaaaaaaaagataagggAACTGAAAGTGTTCCATAATAGACCTCTTTGCAAGCTGATGTTCATGGGTTTTTGGTAAGAGTTCCTTTTTGCGAGAGGTTTGAATTTTggttgaaagaagaaaaggaacgCGTCGCTATGGATAAGTTCAGGGCTGTGATGAATTTAGTCCAAAAATGGCAAACGACCCTTGGATTGGGCTTGATACCGTTACTAACGGCAGGTGCCGAGCATGTTTTTTCAACCTTTGCCTTCAAGTGTCCATGCAGCGAATGGAGCTTTCTGTATGGGACGGTGTCTCTTCTTGTGCCGGCCGCGGCTCTGCTTATACTTGGGTACATGATAAGCAATAAAACGTGGAAATTGTTCACAGGCTTGTGTCTGAATAAGTCTAAACGTTTTCGTTTCAAATCCATGTGCGGCTGCCTAGGTGTTTTCCTTCAGATCACAATGACCGCTATGGTGGCACCTGTCTCCTGGATCGCAATAGCGCTTCTTAACGGCGTTTATTTTGAATGTAATATTACGGGCTCTAATGTCACTCATCTGAAGAGCTACCTGTGTCATGGGAGATCGGACTCCTGCCAGACCGAGCTCCACAAGTTACAGTTGCCCTGTGATAAAACTGCAGCGGACAGAGACGCTATCCTTACAACCATACGCGCGCAGTCCCAGGTAAGTGAGTGACCGAGTAGCCTATTTGATGGGTATGATAATATAACAGTTCCGTGAATTGTATTTTCTTTGTCAGAAAGTGTGAAAGCTTTAAATGCTGAGACTGATAGTGCTATAGGGTTTCTGGGAAGTACCTAATATGGAAGACTATACTGCCACCACAGTAAGCTGAGTTATCCTATGTGCTTCTATATTCAGTTCCACAATACAACCTATAGTCACACTTTACTTTATGCTGTTTATTTCACTATGAGGACTAATTCATTTATGTTTAAGTTCCTTGAGGAAGTTATCAAATTGAAAAAATCAACTACAGGCCTGCATTAGACTTCTGCCTCCCAGAGAATGTCCACTTTGTAGTGGCagtaaaactagcaagctaaccacCTAAAAAGCATTcagaaaccttgcaaacaacaaCTCAGTTGatactgataaaagcttgctagcatgctaactggtttATTTGGGTTATATTGTTGACAATGTCATACtgggaaagcttttcttacattttcacagggAGTTTTGAC
The DNA window shown above is from Clupea harengus chromosome 11, Ch_v2.0.2, whole genome shotgun sequence and carries:
- the LOC116222473 gene encoding calcium homeostasis modulator protein 6-like, which gives rise to MDKFRAVMNLVQKWQTTLGLGLIPLLTAGAEHVFSTFAFKCPCSEWSFLYGTVSLLVPAAALLILGYMISNKTWKLFTGLCLNKSKRFRFKSMCGCLGVFLQITMTAMVAPVSWIAIALLNGVYFECNITGSNVTHLKSYLCHGRSDSCQTELHKLQLPCDKTAADRDAILTTIRAQSQVSE